In Rana temporaria chromosome 3, aRanTem1.1, whole genome shotgun sequence, a single window of DNA contains:
- the LOC120930600 gene encoding vomeronasal type-2 receptor 26-like: protein MREQLSNPADSVDCIRCRWDQWPNSQKSDCLLKSFEYLSYDDPFGTSLMVIGALSSLVPNFIIKLFIKHKASPVVKANNYNLSILLLVSLSFCFLTSLAFIGYPQPEKCLLRQVTFGLVFALCISCILAKTIMVVLLFMATKPGSSLKKWTNPRVSYVIILIGFLLQIILCTAWLSLEPPFPQYSTQIQSIVIIIECNEGSSIALWIMLGYLFVLATISFIVAFLARRLPDSFNEAQYITFSMLAFLSVWTSYIPASLSAQGKYTVTMEIFAILASSWAVLICMFLPKCFIIIFRPNLNSKEYIMRKNILR, encoded by the exons ATGAGGGAGCAACTTTCTAATCCAGCAG atTCTGTTGATTGCATCAGATGTCGATGGGACCAGTGGCCAAACAGCCAGAAATCTGATTGTCTGCTGAAGTCTTTTGAATACCTCTCCTATGATGACCCATTTGGAACAAGTCTGATGGTTATCGGTGCTCTATCCTCTTTAGTCCCTAATTTTATTATAAAGCTTTTCATTAAGCATAAAGCCAGCCCAGTAGTAAAAGCCAACAATTATAACCTAAGTATTCTTCTTCTGGTTTCCCTTTCCTTCTGTTTTCTCACCTCCTTGGCATTCATCGGTTATCCACAACCTGAAAAATGTCTCCTTCGTCAGGTTACCTTTGGCCTGGTTTTTGCCCTCTGCATCTCTTGTATTTTGGCTAAAACTATCATGGTGGTCCTTCTTTTTATGGCCACCAAACCAGGCAGCAGTTTGAAGAAATGGACCAATCCACGTGTATCCTACGTGATAATTTTGATAGGATTTTTGCTACAAATCATCTTGTGCACAGCCTGGTTATCCTTGGAACCTCCATTTCCACAATACAGTACACAGATTCAATCCATAGTCATCATTATTGAGTGCAACGAAGGCTCTTCCATTGCTTTATGGATCATGTTGGGTTACCTCTTTGTCCTGGCCACCATTAGTTTTATTGTGGCCTTTTTGGCTCGGAGGCTTCCTGACAGTTTCAACGAGGCTCAGTATATTACCTTCAGCATGCTGGCCTTCCTTAGTGTCTGGACCTCTTATATCCCAGCGTCCCTCAGTGCTCAGGGCAAATATACTGTGACAATGGAGATATTTGCTATCTTGGCTTCCAGTTGGGCTGTGCTGATCTGTATGTTTTTGCCAAAATGCTTTATCATAATATTTAGACCTAATCTAAACTCTAAAGAGTATATAATGAGGAAAAACATACTGAGATGA